Proteins encoded by one window of Phycisphaerales bacterium:
- a CDS encoding TolC family protein — protein sequence MTHVWTTCRAAAALNLLGAGLSGCASYSARPVDLHAHRAAWAERTPESPDVRLLAEELSKASGEPVSLDLADGLSAAEAELVALVYNPELRVARLRAGVARATADNAGRWEDPVLGGEVTRFLQSTANPWMLATTLGLTLPVSGRLGIERQRAGAEHATAITRVFEQEWTVRNELRRAWARWSAAEQKARVTREYLASLEGLVGIVDRLEQAGELPTIDARFFKIEHSMRRNELVQMEAMRREAELMVRQVMGLSPGAPVTLLPGLSPDVDASLSPEHLLERSPALAVAQAEYEVAEKSLELEVRRQYPDLMVGPGYGREEGMDQAIGMFQLPLPLWNRNREGVARAEAEREVARAMLETTLERVESQLAQARVSYEAALARRETLEREIVPLVDEQFAASRRVAELGEVNTLSLLEAVSRQQEVRMALIEAKLEEWLAAIRVSELTGPAAAAHPSGTAKEAQQ from the coding sequence ATGACACACGTCTGGACCACCTGCCGCGCCGCGGCCGCGCTCAACCTTCTGGGCGCGGGGCTCTCCGGCTGCGCCTCCTACTCAGCCCGCCCGGTTGACCTGCACGCGCACCGGGCCGCCTGGGCTGAGCGCACGCCCGAATCCCCCGATGTGCGCCTGCTCGCGGAGGAGCTGTCGAAGGCGAGCGGCGAGCCCGTCTCCCTCGACCTCGCCGACGGGCTCTCCGCTGCCGAGGCCGAGCTTGTGGCACTGGTTTACAACCCCGAGCTGCGTGTGGCCCGTCTGCGGGCGGGTGTGGCCCGCGCCACCGCCGACAACGCCGGCCGCTGGGAGGACCCCGTCCTCGGCGGCGAGGTCACCCGTTTCCTTCAGTCCACCGCCAACCCCTGGATGCTGGCCACCACACTGGGGCTGACGCTCCCGGTCTCCGGCCGCCTTGGCATTGAGCGTCAGCGCGCCGGCGCCGAGCACGCCACCGCCATCACCCGCGTCTTCGAGCAGGAGTGGACCGTCCGCAACGAGCTCCGCCGCGCCTGGGCCCGCTGGAGCGCGGCCGAGCAGAAGGCCCGCGTCACGCGCGAGTACCTCGCCAGCCTCGAGGGCCTTGTGGGCATCGTCGACCGCCTCGAACAGGCCGGCGAGCTGCCCACCATCGACGCCCGCTTTTTCAAGATCGAGCACTCGATGCGCCGCAATGAGCTGGTGCAGATGGAAGCGATGCGCCGCGAGGCCGAGTTGATGGTGCGGCAGGTCATGGGCCTGTCGCCCGGCGCGCCCGTCACACTGCTGCCCGGTCTTTCACCGGATGTGGACGCAAGCCTTTCGCCCGAGCACTTGCTCGAGCGCAGCCCCGCCCTCGCGGTCGCGCAGGCCGAGTACGAGGTCGCCGAGAAGTCGCTGGAGCTGGAAGTCCGACGCCAGTACCCCGACCTCATGGTCGGCCCCGGCTACGGGCGCGAGGAGGGCATGGACCAGGCGATCGGCATGTTCCAGCTGCCGCTGCCCCTGTGGAACCGCAACCGCGAGGGCGTGGCCCGAGCCGAGGCCGAGCGCGAGGTTGCGCGGGCGATGCTCGAGACGACGTTGGAGCGCGTTGAGTCCCAGCTCGCCCAGGCACGCGTGTCGTACGAGGCCGCACTCGCCCGGCGCGAGACCCTCGAACGCGAGATCGTCCCGCTCGTCGATGAGCAGTTCGCCGCCTCCCGCCGCGTCGCAGAACTCGGCGAGGTTAACACCCTCTCCCTGCTCGAAGCCGTGTCACGCCAGCAGGAGGTCCGCATGGCCCTGATCGAAGCCAAGCTCGAGGAGTGGCTCGCGGCCATCCGCGTGAGCGAGCTCACCGGCCCCGCGGCGGCCGCTCACCCATCTGGCACCGCGAAGGAGGCCCAGCAATGA
- a CDS encoding efflux RND transporter periplasmic adaptor subunit, producing the protein MGVPLAVLLSIAALVLYSARALLWRATDVWVAPVLSRHAASSASGAGSAARPAQVLVQAPGWVEADPYAISVTALTEGVVSEVLVLEGQRVQQGDVVARLVNEDAKLALSRSEAELEAMESELMQARANVYAAEARAAEVRDEVERKRPLVQAGGISEGQFARLEIRLRSMDLEVESAKSAVKVAQAKVRQHELACEEAELALSRTEVRSPSSGVVLARLVEPGTRISMNAAAGMPGAIVRLYDPQRLQVRVDVPIAEAAKVGMGTPAQIVTEAMPDTVFKGVVTRLVHEANIQRNTVQVKVAIENPSETLKPEMLTRVRFMGQGKPATGSTAGTPSTAQQDSTTFLVPAAALLHASGGVAHVFIVDRTADAGAMASMRQVSFTPAMDGYVEAQGPLHEGDRVIIEPLDRVRDGGRVRVLGEKQVSEQGGPHATH; encoded by the coding sequence GTGGGCGTGCCTCTGGCCGTGCTGCTGTCGATCGCCGCCCTGGTGCTCTACTCCGCGCGGGCCCTGCTGTGGCGGGCGACGGACGTGTGGGTCGCCCCAGTGCTCTCCCGCCACGCTGCGTCGTCTGCCAGCGGCGCTGGCTCTGCCGCCCGCCCCGCCCAAGTCCTCGTGCAGGCCCCCGGCTGGGTTGAGGCCGACCCCTACGCCATCAGCGTCACCGCCCTCACCGAGGGCGTCGTCAGCGAAGTGCTGGTGCTCGAAGGCCAGCGCGTGCAGCAGGGCGATGTGGTGGCCCGCCTCGTCAACGAGGACGCCAAGCTCGCCCTCAGCCGCTCCGAAGCCGAGCTCGAGGCCATGGAGTCCGAGCTCATGCAGGCCCGCGCCAATGTCTACGCCGCGGAGGCCCGCGCGGCTGAGGTCCGCGACGAGGTCGAGCGCAAGCGGCCGCTCGTGCAGGCCGGCGGCATCTCCGAAGGCCAGTTCGCCCGCCTGGAGATCCGCCTCCGCAGCATGGACCTGGAGGTCGAGTCCGCCAAGAGCGCCGTCAAGGTCGCACAGGCCAAGGTGCGCCAGCACGAGCTCGCATGCGAGGAAGCCGAGCTCGCCCTCTCGCGCACCGAGGTACGCTCGCCGTCCTCGGGCGTCGTCCTCGCCCGCCTGGTCGAGCCCGGCACCCGCATCAGCATGAACGCTGCCGCCGGCATGCCCGGCGCGATCGTGCGCCTCTACGACCCTCAGCGCCTCCAGGTACGCGTCGATGTACCCATCGCCGAGGCCGCGAAGGTCGGCATGGGCACGCCCGCCCAGATCGTCACCGAGGCAATGCCCGACACCGTGTTCAAGGGCGTGGTGACGCGCCTGGTGCATGAGGCCAACATCCAGCGGAACACCGTGCAGGTGAAGGTCGCGATCGAGAACCCCAGCGAGACCCTCAAGCCCGAGATGCTCACCCGCGTGCGCTTCATGGGCCAGGGCAAGCCCGCGACCGGCAGCACCGCCGGTACCCCCTCCACCGCACAACAAGACTCAACCACATTCCTCGTCCCCGCCGCCGCCCTGCTGCACGCCAGCGGCGGCGTTGCCCACGTCTTCATCGTCGACCGCACCGCCGACGCCGGGGCCATGGCCTCCATGCGGCAGGTCTCCTTCACCCCCGCGATGGACGGCTACGTCGAAGCCCAGGGCCCGCTGCACGAGGGCGACCGGGTCATCATCGAGCCCTTGGACAGGGTGCGTGACGGCGGGCGCGTCCGCGTGCTGGGCGAGAAACAAGTCAGCGAGCAAGGAGGCCCGCATGCCACTCATTGA
- a CDS encoding ABC transporter ATP-binding protein encodes MPLIECRQLTKSYRKGDATITPLHQLDLTVEAGEFLALMGPSGSGKTTLLNLIAGIDRPTGGQLLIAGTDIATLSRSRLADWRSENVGYIFQLYNLVPVLTAYENIELPLLLHRMSARERHDRVSAALSLVGIADRHDHYPRQLSGGQEQRVAIARAIVTDPRIIVADEPTGDLDAASARSILQLLTRLNQELGKTLIMVTHDAKSAAYARKTLHLEKGRLVEQTENEHPAAQEVLS; translated from the coding sequence ATGCCACTCATTGAGTGCCGGCAGCTCACCAAGTCCTACAGGAAGGGGGACGCCACCATCACGCCCCTCCACCAGCTCGACCTCACCGTCGAGGCCGGCGAGTTCCTCGCCCTCATGGGCCCATCCGGCAGCGGCAAGACCACACTGCTCAACCTGATCGCCGGCATTGACCGCCCCACCGGCGGCCAGCTGCTCATCGCGGGCACCGACATCGCCACGCTCTCGCGCTCGCGCCTCGCCGACTGGCGCAGCGAGAACGTCGGCTACATCTTCCAGCTCTACAACCTCGTCCCCGTGCTCACCGCGTACGAGAACATCGAGCTGCCCCTGCTGCTGCACAGGATGTCCGCCCGCGAGCGCCACGACCGCGTCTCCGCCGCTCTCTCCCTTGTCGGCATCGCCGACCGCCACGACCACTACCCCCGCCAGCTCAGCGGCGGCCAGGAGCAGCGCGTCGCCATCGCCCGCGCCATCGTCACCGACCCCCGCATCATCGTCGCCGACGAACCCACCGGCGACCTCGACGCCGCCTCCGCCAGGTCCATCCTCCAGCTGCTCACCCGCCTCAACCAGGAGCTGGGCAAGACCCTCATCATGGTCACGCACGACGCCAAGTCCGCGGCCTACGCCCGCAAAACCCTCCACCTCGAAAAAGGCCGCCTCGTCGAGCAGACCGAGAACGAGCACCCAGCCGCACAGGAGGTGCTCTCGTGA
- a CDS encoding ABC transporter permease, protein MIAPRFLPLILKQVSRHTTRTLLTVAGVTVAMFLFIAVQTLQHSVRKATETTAADTTLVVYRENRFCPATSRIPEYYGPRIEKIAGVKDVIPMAIVVNNCRASLDVITFRGVPQDDLSKISGDWKLVEGDLADWNRRSDAAFVGERLAQRRGFKVGQSFDSSGITVYVAGIIRSPHPQDENVAYVHLDFIQRASTSRAGQGIVTQFTVHVNNPAELEQIAEKIDAEFRHEADPTTTRSEKAFVAQAGADLVEIVRFTRYLGWGCLAAVLALVANAIVLSVQDRIKEHAVLQTLGFRSGVIARLIVGEGLVMGIAGGVLGTALAVAVVRYGNFSLSNEGQSVNITSDWNVVALGLALAAGVGVVAGLVPAWQASRREIAACFRAV, encoded by the coding sequence GTGATCGCACCCCGCTTCCTCCCCCTCATCCTCAAGCAGGTCTCGCGCCACACTACCCGCACCCTCCTCACCGTCGCGGGCGTGACGGTCGCCATGTTCCTCTTCATCGCCGTGCAGACGCTCCAGCACAGCGTCCGCAAGGCCACCGAGACCACCGCCGCCGACACCACCCTCGTCGTCTACCGCGAGAACCGCTTCTGCCCCGCCACCAGCCGCATCCCCGAGTACTACGGCCCCCGCATCGAGAAAATCGCCGGCGTCAAGGACGTCATCCCCATGGCGATCGTTGTCAACAACTGCCGCGCCAGCCTCGACGTCATCACCTTCCGCGGCGTGCCCCAGGACGACCTCTCCAAGATCTCGGGCGACTGGAAGCTCGTCGAAGGCGACCTCGCCGACTGGAACCGCCGCTCCGACGCAGCGTTCGTCGGTGAGCGCCTCGCCCAGCGCCGCGGCTTCAAGGTGGGCCAGTCCTTCGACTCCTCCGGCATCACCGTCTACGTCGCCGGGATCATCCGCTCGCCACACCCGCAGGACGAGAACGTCGCCTACGTGCACCTCGACTTCATCCAGCGTGCCTCCACCAGCCGCGCGGGCCAGGGCATCGTTACGCAGTTCACCGTACACGTGAACAACCCCGCCGAGCTCGAGCAGATCGCCGAGAAGATCGACGCCGAGTTCCGCCACGAGGCCGACCCCACGACCACCCGCTCGGAGAAGGCCTTCGTTGCCCAGGCCGGCGCCGACCTCGTCGAGATCGTCCGGTTCACCCGCTACCTCGGCTGGGGCTGCCTCGCCGCGGTGCTCGCGCTCGTCGCCAACGCCATCGTGCTCTCCGTGCAGGACCGCATCAAGGAGCACGCCGTGCTCCAGACGCTCGGCTTCCGCAGCGGCGTCATCGCCCGCCTCATCGTGGGCGAAGGGCTGGTCATGGGCATCGCTGGCGGCGTCCTGGGCACCGCCCTCGCCGTCGCCGTGGTCCGCTACGGCAACTTCAGCCTCAGCAACGAGGGCCAGAGCGTGAACATCACTTCCGACTGGAACGTCGTCGCTCTGGGGCTTGCGCTCGCGGCGGGGGTGGGGGTCGTGGCCGGCCTCGTCCCCGCGTGGCAGGCCTCACGCCGCGAGATCGCCGCCTGCTTCCGCGCGGTGTAA
- a CDS encoding ABC transporter permease codes for MKLLPIDYAVRNLGRSTARLLLSVLGSALVVLLVLAAAAFVRGMDASLRSTGHPDNVIILGSGSEESIERSEIEAGVGGLVTATIQGIRTRAGQAYVSPEVHVQLPVKTDPQQERGPTVLVRGVTPPAMLVHSDVQVVEGRPPRAGYDEVMVGAMVHVKLGVAPEALALGNKLYIDDRPLTIVGRFASPGTVTQAELWVPLTDLKQATKRETDSCVVLTLDRDKADASDVELFARTRFDLEITSTPEQAYYARLSQFFAPIRIVAWVTAGLIGIGGLFGGLNTMYAAFASRVREIGTLQSLGFRRGAIVVSLVQESVLATCAGSLLAAALGLLLLDGLAVRFSMGAFGLRVDAVAMIIALGSGIVLGLVGSLPPAWRCLRLSIPVALKSI; via the coding sequence ATGAAGCTCCTCCCCATCGACTACGCCGTGCGGAACCTGGGAAGGTCCACCGCGCGCCTGCTGCTCTCGGTGCTCGGCAGCGCCCTGGTCGTGCTGCTCGTCCTCGCCGCCGCGGCCTTCGTCCGCGGCATGGACGCCTCCCTCCGCTCCACCGGCCACCCCGACAACGTCATCATCCTCGGATCAGGGAGCGAAGAGTCCATCGAGCGCAGCGAGATCGAGGCCGGCGTCGGCGGCCTCGTCACCGCCACCATCCAGGGCATCCGCACCCGCGCCGGCCAGGCCTACGTCTCCCCCGAGGTGCACGTGCAGCTCCCCGTCAAGACCGACCCCCAGCAGGAGCGCGGCCCCACCGTCCTCGTCCGCGGCGTCACGCCCCCCGCCATGCTCGTGCACAGCGACGTGCAGGTGGTCGAGGGCCGGCCTCCCCGCGCTGGTTACGACGAGGTCATGGTCGGCGCCATGGTCCACGTCAAGCTCGGCGTCGCGCCCGAAGCCCTCGCGCTGGGCAACAAGCTCTACATCGACGACCGCCCACTCACCATCGTCGGCCGCTTCGCCTCCCCTGGCACCGTCACGCAGGCCGAGCTCTGGGTCCCGCTCACCGACCTCAAGCAGGCCACCAAGCGGGAGACCGACTCCTGCGTCGTCCTCACGCTGGACCGCGACAAGGCCGACGCCAGCGACGTCGAGCTCTTCGCCCGCACACGCTTCGACCTCGAGATCACCTCCACCCCCGAACAGGCCTACTACGCCCGCCTCTCGCAGTTCTTCGCCCCTATCCGCATCGTCGCCTGGGTCACCGCCGGCCTCATCGGCATCGGCGGGCTCTTCGGCGGCCTCAACACCATGTACGCCGCGTTCGCCTCGCGCGTACGCGAGATCGGCACGCTCCAGAGCCTCGGGTTCCGGCGCGGCGCCATCGTCGTGAGCCTCGTGCAGGAGTCCGTGCTCGCCACCTGCGCCGGCTCGCTGCTCGCGGCCGCGCTCGGCCTGCTGCTCCTCGATGGGCTCGCCGTCCGCTTCTCCATGGGCGCGTTCGGCCTCCGCGTTGATGCCGTGGCCATGATCATCGCCCTCGGCTCTGGCATCGTGCTGGGGCTGGTGGGCTCACTCCCCCCCGCGTGGCGATGCCTGCGCCTGAGCATCCCCGTCGCCCTCAAGTCGATATAA
- a CDS encoding MqnA/MqnD/SBP family protein: MPDPHEPHDARPVLTLAHSPDPDDAFMWWPITGKVRPDGMQVSPPVIDTGRFRFAALPADIEVLNRRAAEVGDLDITALSFRAWGNVRERYVVTRTGSSFGEGFGPKVVRRADSEKVHCVNCLRGGDVRIAIPGRRTTAFLVLGMLLGRERVAKEGKVVEMPFERIIAAVAEGEVDAGLVIHEGQLLYEQAGLKLVVDLGKWWQEQTGLPLPLGCNAVRRDLDARFGAGSVDEVSRTLRRSVDYALEHRRESLEYTLPFALANAAKPGGSGAPTLERVDEYVKMYVNRWTVDMGPEGLAAVQRLFDEGARAGLCDTVAVDAI; encoded by the coding sequence ATGCCCGACCCACACGAGCCCCACGACGCACGCCCGGTGCTGACGCTGGCCCATTCGCCCGATCCCGACGATGCGTTCATGTGGTGGCCGATCACGGGCAAGGTGCGCCCTGATGGCATGCAGGTGTCGCCGCCGGTAATTGACACGGGGCGGTTCCGGTTTGCGGCGCTGCCGGCTGACATCGAGGTGCTGAACCGGCGGGCCGCGGAGGTGGGCGACCTGGACATCACGGCGCTCTCGTTCCGCGCCTGGGGGAACGTGCGGGAACGGTATGTGGTGACGCGGACGGGCTCGTCGTTCGGCGAGGGGTTCGGGCCCAAGGTGGTGAGGCGGGCGGACTCCGAGAAGGTGCACTGCGTGAACTGCCTGCGCGGCGGCGACGTGCGGATCGCGATCCCGGGGCGGCGGACCACGGCGTTTCTGGTGCTTGGGATGCTGCTGGGGCGGGAGCGGGTTGCGAAGGAGGGCAAGGTTGTCGAGATGCCCTTCGAGCGGATCATCGCGGCGGTGGCGGAGGGTGAGGTGGATGCGGGGCTGGTGATCCATGAGGGCCAGCTGCTGTACGAGCAGGCGGGGCTCAAGCTGGTGGTGGACCTTGGGAAGTGGTGGCAGGAGCAGACGGGGCTGCCGCTGCCCTTGGGGTGCAACGCGGTGCGGCGGGACCTTGATGCGCGGTTTGGGGCGGGGTCGGTCGACGAGGTTTCGCGCACGCTGCGGCGGAGCGTGGATTATGCGCTGGAGCACCGGCGCGAGTCGCTGGAGTACACGCTGCCATTTGCGCTGGCGAACGCGGCCAAGCCAGGGGGAAGCGGGGCGCCGACGCTGGAGCGGGTGGATGAGTACGTGAAGATGTACGTGAACCGGTGGACGGTGGACATGGGGCCGGAGGGGCTCGCCGCGGTGCAGCGGCTGTTTGATGAGGGGGCGCGGGCGGGGCTGTGCGATACGGTGGCGGTGGATGCCATCTAA